One window from the genome of Pseudoliparis swirei isolate HS2019 ecotype Mariana Trench chromosome 24, NWPU_hadal_v1, whole genome shotgun sequence encodes:
- the LOC130189467 gene encoding galactose-specific lectin nattectin-like, with amino-acid sequence MEEHMINAGEVSVPEHSVPVPRNAPVLEEGAEHESYFSSCTGEWTRHGYHCFLFVRKAMSWYSAEELCNGLGGHLASATNPSEYSFLQQMTETNGEDVSWLGGFKLQDNWMWIDRQGFYYQNWFSPPSSSCFPCVNLSVFHGWGNTDCRVANRFTCSKSPFSC; translated from the exons ATGGAGGAGCACATGATCAATGCCGGGGAGGTGTCTGTGCCAGAACATTCAGTCCCTGTTCCCAGAAATG cACCTGTGTTGGAGGAGGGAGCAGAACATGAAT cTTATTTCAGCTCCTGTACAGGAGAATGGACCCGCCACGGCTATCACTGCTTCCTGTTCGTCCGTAAAGCCATGAGCTGGTACAGCGCTGAG GAGCTCTGCAACGGCCTGGGTGGCCACCTGGCCTCGGCCACCAACCCCTCAGAGTACAGCTTCCTCCAGCAGATGACAGAGACGAACGGTGAAGATGTCTCATGGCTGGGAGGCTTCAAACTGCAG GACAACTGGATGTGGATTGACCGTCAGGGTTTCTATTACCAAAACTGGTTCTCCCcgcccagcagcagctgcttccCCTGTGTCAACTTAAGCGTCTTCC ATGGCTGGGGAAACACTGACTGTAGAGTTGCTAACCGCTTCACCTGCTCCAAGAGCCCTTTTAGCTGTTAA
- the LOC130189459 gene encoding E3 ubiquitin-protein ligase DTX1-like isoform X2 has translation MLLASVVVVWEWLNEHGRWRPYSPAVSHQIEAAIRSIDPRGGSVVLGQVDSRLSPYIIDIQSMHQFRQDTGTIRPVRRSFYDPASAPGQGWQWEWENDVGTWTAYDMEVAIAIENAHNRQQPCLDLTPLGFCYLIDFQTMTQVNRQSQRFRRLQRRADMSYPIVSGPLPIPKGGGVGGGGGLTGALLGVGVSGVSMGIGSSVSTNGGLPTTVLGHPCSCQQCMLVFSVKTNTGGAGIQTLGRRSLTMQRPKNSVLVSSKPRSPSKSATLGRGQQQNSNSSYYQTLPHGLAISRNIASPRRNAQLFAQSLAALTAGTSSLGISLSSNRPPPPSLPPPQPPSSKPSPNPPPIPAKHSLPSASESVPTATLVSPANNVTTPPSPVPSPSPLVMKPQRTPSSAATVCHAPLPQRSSLAGLSRPALQRIAMAQSRALIASGVPTVPVKNLNGSSPVHPALAGITGILMSAAALPVCLTRPPKLVLHPPPVSKSDVKPVPGFGHCCKKTTKKQARKGKTPEEVVKKYLQKVKSPPEEDCTICMEPLGGPSGYKGPGVGPMSRAESVGRLAQCGHQYHFQCLVAMYNNGNKDGSLQCPTCKTIYGVKTGNQPAGKMEYHVIPHSLPGHPDCKTIRIIYNIPPGLQGPEHPNPGKPFTARGFPRHCYLPDSEKGRKVLRLLLIAWDRRLTFSVGTSSTTGESDTVIWNEVHHKTEFGSNLTGHGFPDPGHLDNVLEELRAQGITEEDGLMEK, from the exons GAACCATCCGTCCGGTGCGGAGGAGTTTCTACGACCCAGCCTCGGCCCCGGGTCAGGGCTGGCAGTGGGAGTGGGAGAACGATGTGGGTACGTGGACGGCCTACGACATGGAGGTGGCCATCGCCATCGAGAACGCCCACAACCGGCAGCAGCCCTGCCTTGACCTGACGCCCCTCGGCTTCTGCTACCTCATTGATTTTCAGACCATGACACAG GTGAACAGACAGAGCCAGAGGTTTCGGAGGCTCCAGAGACGTGCGGACATGTCCTACCCTATAGTGTCCGGTCCCCTTCCAATACCCAAAGGAGGCGGTgtcggaggaggtggaggcctaACAGGAGCCCTGCTCGGTGTTGGGGTGTCAGGGGTTAGCATGGGGATTGGAAGCTCTGTCTCCACCAATGGGGGCTTGCCGACTACTGTACTGGGCCACCCGTGTTCCTGTCAGCAGTGCATGCTCGTCTTTAGTGTGAAGACCAATACAGGAGGAGCAGGGATACAGACTCTAGGTAGACGCTCACTAACCATGCAGCGGCCCAAGAACTCAGTACTGGTCTCCTCTAAACCGCGGAGTCCGTCTAAGTCCGCCACTCTGGGGCGAGGACAGCAGCAGAACTCCAACAGCAGCTACTATCAGACGCTGCCACACGGTCTCGCCATCTCCAGGAACATTGCCTCCCCAAGAAGGAACGCCCAGCTCTTTGCCCAGTCACTGGCCGCGCTCACCGCAGGCACCTCCTCTCTGGGTATCTCCTTGTCTTCCAATCGGCCGCCTCCGCCGTCCCTCCCGCCCCCTCAGCCTCCATCGTCCAAACCGAGCCCGAACCCTCCGCCCATTCCCGCCAAGCACTCCTTGCCTTCAGCCAGCGAATCAGTGCCAACCGCCACATTGGTTTCCCCCGCAAACAACGTGACCACGCCCCCCTCTCCCGTGCCATCTCCGTCGCCATTGGTGATGAAGCCACAGCGCACGCCATCGTCTGCGGCCACAGTGTGCCATGCCCCGTTGCCACAGAGATCAAGCTTAGCCGGGCTGAGCAGACCAGCGTTACAGAGAATAGCGATGGCCCAGTCCAGAGCGCTCATCGCGTCAGG TGTGCCCACGGTCCCAGTGAAGAACCTCAATGGATCCAGTCCTGTCCACCCTGCGCTGGCCG GGATCACAGGTATCCTGATGAGCGCCGCAGCTCTGCCAGTGTGTCTGACCAGGCCGCCAAAACTCGTGCTGCACCCTCCGCCGGTCAGCAAGAGCGACGTCAAGCCCGTGCCAGGCTTTGGCCACTGTTGCAAGAAGACCACCAAGAAACAGGCTCGCAAGG GTAAAACTCCAGAGGAGGTGGTAAAGAAGTACCTGCAGAAAGTAAAAAGTCCACCAGAGGAG GACTGTACCATCTGTATGGAGCCACTGGGGGGTCCATCTGGATACAAGGGTCCGGGGGTGGGGCCTATGTCTCGGGCGGAGTCAGTTGGCCGACTAGCACAGTGTGGACACCAGTACCATTTCCAGTGTCTGGTGGCCATGTACAACAACGGCAACAAGGACGGCAG TCTTCAGTGTCCCACCTGTAAAACCATCTACGGCGTGAAGACAGGCAACCAACCGGCAGGGAAGATGGAGTACCACGTGATCCCCCACTCTCTACCGGGGCACCCCGACTGCAAAACCATACGCATCATCTACAACATACCGCCGGGCCTTCAG GGACCAGAGCATCCCAACCCAGGAAAGCCCTTCACCGCCCGAGGCTTCCCCCGACACTGCTACCTCCCGGACAGCGAGAAAGGACGCAAG GTACTGAGACTGCTCCTGATCGCCTGGGACCGCAGGTTGACCTTCTCCGTCGGGACTTCGAGCACGACTGGAGAGTCTGACACCGTCATCTGGaacgag GTCCACCACAAGACAGAGTTTGGCTCCAACCTGACGGGCCACGGCTTCCCCGACCCCGGACACCTGGACAACGTCCTGGAAGAGCTCCGGGCTCAGGGCATCACCGAGGAGGACGGACTGATGGAGAAGTGA